In Chloroflexota bacterium, a genomic segment contains:
- a CDS encoding stress response translation initiation inhibitor YciH, which produces MTHDKRPTVWSSEQGDLRKQSPKHSAQTSLPPQQQTAYLHRESKGRGGKTVTLVKNLMLSEKDLKALAKKLKQACGTGGTIKAGVIEIQGEHRQKISDALKKLGYKVKISGG; this is translated from the coding sequence ATGACACATGATAAACGTCCCACCGTTTGGTCTTCAGAACAGGGAGATTTGCGCAAGCAAAGCCCAAAACATTCTGCACAGACTTCATTGCCGCCCCAACAGCAGACGGCTTATCTACATCGCGAGTCGAAAGGCCGCGGCGGGAAAACAGTCACGCTGGTGAAAAATCTGATGCTTTCTGAAAAAGATCTGAAGGCGTTGGCAAAAAAGTTAAAACAGGCGTGCGGCACAGGGGGGACGATCAAAGCAGGCGTGATTGAAATTCAGGGCGAACACCGCCAAAAAATTTCAGACGCGTTAAAAAAACTGGGATATAAGGTCAAAATTTCCGGGGGATAA
- a CDS encoding zinc ribbon domain-containing protein has protein sequence MPIFEFICGECRHFFEELVRSAGSVNSITCPSCQSAQVKKQFSTFASKPGGSDSFAASSTPAPAASCNIGGL, from the coding sequence ATGCCAATCTTTGAATTTATTTGTGGAGAGTGCCGTCATTTTTTTGAAGAGCTTGTGCGTAGCGCTGGTTCAGTCAATAGTATCACCTGCCCAAGCTGCCAAAGCGCTCAGGTGAAAAAGCAATTTTCTACTTTCGCATCCAAACCTGGGGGAAGTGATTCTTTTGCAGCGAGTTCTACTCCTGCACCAGCCGCTTCATGTAACATAGGCGGTCTTTGA
- the lipA gene encoding lipoyl synthase produces the protein MPVTPTRDRVKPEEIDTTPKRRPPWIRVRAPMGETYEEIQQLMRSKELHTVCEEAMCPNLGECWGAGTATFLMLGDVCTRTCGFCDIKHGKPSFLDWNEPERIAQAVAKMKLKHAVITSVNRDDRRDGGAPIFAMLIRRIRQLQPGCSIEVLIPDFKGSLEALRIVMAARPEILNHNVETVPRLFKGVQPQDNYAWAEATLRNAKRLDPEVLTKSGIMLGLGETMDEVKAVMRDLRAWGVDILTIGQYLQPSRKHLPIERYYTPEEFVELKLFGEEIGFQWVESAPLVRSSYHAVDQVRALSIVHRKLYGETAA, from the coding sequence ATGCCTGTTACCCCAACCCGTGACCGGGTGAAACCTGAAGAAATCGATACTACTCCCAAGCGCCGCCCGCCGTGGATTCGGGTGCGCGCCCCAATGGGGGAGACCTATGAAGAAATCCAGCAGTTGATGCGCTCGAAAGAGTTGCATACGGTTTGTGAAGAAGCGATGTGCCCCAATTTGGGCGAGTGCTGGGGAGCCGGAACAGCTACATTTTTGATGCTGGGCGATGTTTGCACGCGCACATGTGGATTTTGCGATATTAAACACGGCAAGCCATCATTTCTGGATTGGAACGAGCCGGAGCGGATTGCCCAAGCTGTCGCCAAAATGAAACTCAAACATGCCGTAATCACCAGCGTCAACCGCGATGACCGCCGCGACGGCGGCGCGCCGATTTTTGCCATGCTCATCCGGCGCATCCGCCAGCTACAGCCGGGCTGCTCGATTGAGGTGCTAATCCCGGATTTTAAGGGCAGCCTTGAGGCGCTCCGAATTGTGATGGCCGCCCGCCCCGAGATTTTGAATCATAATGTGGAAACCGTGCCGCGCCTGTTCAAGGGGGTGCAACCGCAAGATAATTATGCCTGGGCCGAAGCTACGCTGCGCAATGCCAAACGCCTGGACCCCGAAGTGCTGACCAAATCGGGCATTATGCTGGGGTTGGGCGAAACGATGGATGAGGTCAAAGCGGTGATGCGCGATTTGCGCGCCTGGGGGGTTGATATTCTCACCATCGGGCAGTATTTACAGCCCAGCCGTAAACATCTACCCATCGAGCGCTATTACACCCCCGAAGAATTTGTTGAACTCAAGCTGTTTGGCGAAGAGATTGGTTTTCAGTGGGTCGAAAGCGCGCCGTTGGTACGTTCTTCGTACCATGCGGTCGATCAGGTGCGCGCCTTGAGCATTGTGCATCGCAAGCTGTATGGTGAAACTGCGGCGTAA
- a CDS encoding DUF4332 domain-containing protein, producing MRTRLPFGARRKKWLWMWLGLELGALIGWLLWWWLKEQPRAEPGKPTSQLILFPDENIPPPPPRRKKIHAPAPISDDLTQINGIGPKYAQILMDAGVMSFHQLAATPLEELQTIFRAAIGRTPNVAPWIEHAAAKNT from the coding sequence ATGAGAACACGACTCCCCTTTGGCGCTCGTCGAAAAAAATGGCTGTGGATGTGGTTGGGGCTGGAGTTAGGCGCGCTGATCGGTTGGCTGCTGTGGTGGTGGCTGAAAGAGCAACCCCGGGCGGAGCCAGGCAAACCGACCTCGCAGTTGATTCTGTTCCCCGATGAAAATATACCCCCCCCGCCGCCGCGCCGCAAGAAAATCCATGCTCCTGCGCCGATTTCTGACGATCTCACGCAGATCAACGGTATTGGGCCAAAATATGCCCAAATTCTGATGGATGCGGGCGTGATGAGTTTCCATCAGCTTGCTGCCACGCCCCTCGAAGAGCTTCAGACAATTTTTCGCGCCGCTATCGGGCGCACGCCCAACGTCGCCCCCTGGATTGAACACGCCGCGGCGAAAAATACATAA
- a CDS encoding nodulation protein NfeD, whose product MVLLLIGLSLLFSSHVLAQSELPQVLVLTADGAISPAMAEYLARGIRIAEQRQAEALILQLNTPGGSVDTMTDMVESIRGSSIPVVVFVAPRGAIAGSAGTVITLAGHAAAMAPETAIGAASPVGAQGEDIGETMEAKVKEILKAQVRSLAEGRGPEAVALAEATIEDARAVSANEALAIGLIDFVAEDIHDLLSQLDGFQIMTMAGEQVLHTANAEISDLQLSLIEQLLLVLTNPNIVFIFLTIGVQAILIELSSPGGWVAGFIGVVSIALAAYGLGVLPVNWFGLIFLAVAFVLFILDIKAPTHGALTAAGVGSLIAGALMLFNSPSTPEFQRVSVPLVVVSSLITGGTFVVILAFALRAQKAPVRMGNQILLEKAGFVKEPIPPFGSGVVRVEGELWSAESAHNKAIPAGARVKILSVSGNRLQVEKLRE is encoded by the coding sequence ATGGTGTTATTGCTCATCGGATTGAGTTTGCTGTTTTCGAGTCATGTATTGGCTCAGAGTGAACTCCCTCAGGTGCTGGTGCTGACTGCCGATGGCGCGATTTCCCCGGCGATGGCTGAGTACCTGGCGCGTGGTATTCGTATCGCCGAGCAGCGTCAGGCCGAAGCGCTTATTCTTCAACTCAACACCCCTGGCGGCAGCGTAGACACCATGACCGATATGGTTGAAAGCATTCGTGGGAGTTCGATTCCTGTGGTGGTTTTTGTTGCGCCGCGCGGAGCGATTGCGGGCAGCGCCGGAACAGTGATTACGCTGGCTGGGCATGCCGCAGCGATGGCCCCGGAAACAGCCATTGGCGCAGCCAGCCCGGTGGGGGCGCAGGGTGAAGATATTGGCGAAACCATGGAAGCCAAAGTTAAGGAAATTCTCAAAGCGCAGGTGCGTTCGCTGGCCGAAGGCCGCGGCCCCGAGGCGGTTGCCCTGGCTGAAGCCACCATCGAAGACGCACGCGCAGTTTCGGCAAATGAAGCCCTGGCGATCGGGTTGATTGATTTTGTCGCCGAAGATATTCACGACCTGCTCAGCCAGTTGGATGGCTTTCAGATTATGACAATGGCTGGGGAACAAGTGTTACATACCGCCAACGCCGAGATTTCGGATTTACAACTCTCGCTGATTGAGCAACTTTTGTTAGTACTCACCAATCCTAATATCGTCTTTATATTTCTGACGATTGGCGTTCAGGCGATTCTCATAGAACTATCCAGCCCCGGCGGGTGGGTGGCTGGATTTATCGGCGTGGTTAGTATCGCGTTGGCGGCCTACGGGTTGGGGGTGCTGCCGGTCAACTGGTTTGGGCTGATCTTCTTGGCGGTGGCTTTTGTGTTGTTCATATTAGATATAAAAGCCCCCACACACGGCGCGCTGACTGCTGCCGGGGTGGGTTCGTTAATTGCGGGCGCGCTGATGTTGTTCAACTCGCCCTCTACGCCTGAATTCCAGCGCGTTTCGGTGCCGTTGGTGGTGGTCAGTTCGCTGATAACCGGGGGAACATTTGTGGTTATTCTGGCGTTTGCACTGCGTGCCCAGAAAGCCCCGGTGCGCATGGGCAATCAGATTTTGCTGGAGAAAGCAGGTTTTGTCAAAGAACCGATCCCGCCGTTCGGTTCTGGTGTGGTGCGGGTGGAGGGCGAGCTTTGGAGTGCAGAGTCGGCTCACAACAAGGCCATCCCCGCCGGGGCACGCGTGAAAATCCTGTCGGTGAGCGGGAATCGCCTTCAGGTGGAAAAACTAAGGGAGTAA
- a CDS encoding 4Fe-4S dicluster domain-containing protein, producing MKIALGIALIGGGIFLGAAASPDFVRRAFVGVVLFSGAILVILFFIPVGIREVGEDTPSRRVDEREIMFARARLQPDTPAYTAYYQAHPEHQQGDERTRALPGLLSSQAKYFDPLHNASPDGSFFLTHALRDAVDGPVSTERVEHPPQQMAAYIKGLARYFGALDVGITALQPYHVYSHTGRGTGEYGAPIPLEHAYALAFTVEMDSEMVAAAPHLPIVMESGRQYVEAARVAVQLAQAIRAMGYAARAHIDGNYRVIAPLVARDANLGEIGRMSLLMTPKQGPRVRLGVVTTNLELIPDTREPNAAMIDFCSICKKCAVNCPSRSIPVNDRQADDGVLRWKINPDTCFRYWNVIGTDCGRCMAVCPYSHPDNWAHNLVRWGIQRSGAFRCAALWLDDIFYGKQPDAKPLPAWLKQKSTG from the coding sequence ATGAAGATAGCTTTGGGGATTGCGCTGATTGGGGGTGGAATTTTCTTGGGAGCTGCGGCTTCGCCAGATTTTGTGAGGCGTGCCTTTGTTGGGGTTGTGCTCTTCTCGGGGGCGATTCTGGTTATTCTATTCTTCATCCCGGTGGGAATCCGCGAAGTGGGTGAGGATACCCCCTCGCGGCGCGTCGACGAGCGCGAAATCATGTTTGCCCGCGCTCGTTTGCAGCCCGACACACCGGCGTACACAGCCTACTATCAGGCTCATCCTGAACATCAACAAGGGGACGAACGCACGCGCGCCTTGCCGGGACTGCTCTCTTCGCAAGCGAAATATTTCGATCCGCTGCATAATGCTTCACCCGATGGGAGTTTCTTCCTCACACATGCGCTGCGTGATGCTGTGGATGGTCCGGTCTCCACTGAACGCGTCGAGCATCCTCCGCAGCAGATGGCAGCTTATATCAAAGGGCTGGCACGTTATTTTGGCGCGCTGGATGTTGGTATCACTGCCTTGCAGCCTTATCACGTTTATTCGCACACCGGGCGCGGCACTGGCGAATATGGCGCTCCAATTCCGCTCGAACATGCGTATGCGCTGGCCTTTACCGTCGAGATGGATTCTGAGATGGTTGCCGCGGCTCCGCATCTGCCCATTGTGATGGAATCGGGGCGTCAATATGTCGAAGCGGCGCGTGTAGCGGTGCAGTTGGCGCAGGCCATCCGCGCAATGGGGTATGCCGCACGGGCGCATATTGACGGCAATTACCGCGTGATTGCGCCGCTGGTAGCGCGCGACGCTAATTTGGGTGAGATTGGCCGCATGAGTCTGCTGATGACTCCCAAACAAGGCCCCCGCGTCCGTTTGGGTGTAGTGACCACCAATCTGGAATTAATCCCCGATACGCGTGAGCCGAATGCCGCTATGATCGATTTTTGCTCAATTTGCAAAAAATGCGCTGTGAACTGCCCCAGTCGCTCGATTCCAGTTAATGACCGCCAGGCAGACGATGGCGTGCTGCGTTGGAAAATTAACCCGGATACATGTTTTCGCTATTGGAATGTGATTGGGACAGATTGTGGGCGCTGTATGGCTGTGTGTCCGTATTCTCATCCTGATAATTGGGCGCATAACCTTGTGCGCTGGGGCATCCAGCGTTCGGGCGCTTTTCGTTGCGCCGCGCTTTGGTTGGATGATATTTTCTATGGAAAGCAGCCGGATGCAAAACCCCTTCCGGCCTGGCTGAAACAAAAAAGCACCGGCTGA